The Burkholderia cepacia genomic interval ACGCTCGTGCAGTTCAAGCTGCAAGTCCAGGAATGGAAGGACACGCTGTTGCGCGGCAAGCAGCCCGCGAAACTCGACCAGTACTGGCAGGCGTTCCAGACGCGCGAGCGCACGGTCGATACGCTCGCCGCGCAGCTCGTTCATCAGTTGCCGCCCGGCGAGAGCCGCTCGCTCGTCGAGCAGTTCATGCGTGCGCATACGGCGATGGGCGAGGGTTACCGGCGCGGGTTCGACGCGTTCAAGGCGGCCGGCTTCGAGCCGTCGGCCGGCGACGCCGCCGTGGCGGGCGTCGACCGCGAACCCGCGGCGCTGCTGGAGCGGGCCGCGAAGTCGATTGCCGACGAGAGCGCGGCGGTGTCCGAGCGCGCGGGGCGCGATGCGCAGCATGCGACGATCGCGAGCCTCGTGCTGATGCTGGTCGTGCTCGGCGTCGCGATGGTCGGTGCGTTCCTGTTCAGCCGCGCGATCCTGCGTCCGCTCGACCGTGCGGTCGCGTGCGCGCAGGCCGTCGCCGAGGGCGACCTGACGCGCGACGTCGACGCGGCCGGCCGCGACGAGATCGCCGATCTGCTGCGCGCGTTGCGGACGATGCAGGCGAGCCTGTCGGGTGTCGTGCTCGAAGTGCGTACGCACGCCGAAGCCGTCGCGACGGCGAGCGCACAGATCGCGTCGGGCAATCACGACCTGTCGGCGCGTACCGAGGCACAGGCCGCGTCGCTCGAGGAAACCGCGGCGAGCATGGAGCAGCTGACGGGCGCAGTGCGGCAGTCGGCCGAGCACGCGCAGCACGCGGCGCAGCTGGCGCACGACGCATCGAACATCGCGGCGGCAGGCGGCGGCGTGATGTCGGATGCGGTCGGCACGATGAACGGCATCGCCGACAGCTCGGCCAAGGTCGGCGAGATCATCGCGGTGATCGACGGCATTGCGTTCCAGACCAACATCCTCGCGCTGAACGCAGCGGTCGAGGCGGCGCGCGCGGGCGAGCAGGGGCGCGGCTTCGCGGTCGTCGCGGCGGAAGTGCGGACGCTCGCGCAGCGCAGCGCCGCCGCCGCGAAGGAGATCAAGGGGCTCATCGAGCAGTCGACGCAGCGGGTCGACGAGGGCGCCGTGCTGATCGGCCGTGCGGGCGAGTCGATTCACGAGATCGTCGGCGCGGTGCAGCGCGTCACGACGATCGTCGGCGAGATCTCGTCCGCGTCGCAGGAGCAGAGCGGCGGCATCCAGCAGGTGAATATCGCGGTCACGCAGATGGACGAGGCGACGCAGCGCAACGCGGCGCTCGTCGAGCAGGCATCGGCCGCGACGCAGGCGCTGGCCGAGCAGGCGAGCGCGCTGCGGCATGCGGTCGCCGTGTTCAGGCTGCCGGAAACGGCGGCGGCCTGAGCGTGCGGCGGCGCGGCAAGCCGCACCGTCGCGTGCAACGCGTCGACGGAGGGGCTCAGGCCGCCGCGCCGTACTGCGAGAGAACTTTCTCCCGGATCGACGGCTTGATGTTCGACTGAGCCATGTTGCCGCCGTAGTGCGCGACCACACGCGGATTCATCACGCGATACCAGAGCGGCGGCACGTACGCGAACAGGATCATCGTCGCGTAGCCGGCCGGCAGTTGCGGCGAATCGTCGAAATGGCGCAGCGCCTGGTACGAGCGCGTCGGATTCGCATGATGGTCGGCGTGC includes:
- a CDS encoding methyl-accepting chemotaxis protein; translated protein: MKLSYKIPLAFAVALLLMFGGALYGIHILNRSIDTFADDVQTNVGDERLVSATLVQFKLQVQEWKDTLLRGKQPAKLDQYWQAFQTRERTVDTLAAQLVHQLPPGESRSLVEQFMRAHTAMGEGYRRGFDAFKAAGFEPSAGDAAVAGVDREPAALLERAAKSIADESAAVSERAGRDAQHATIASLVLMLVVLGVAMVGAFLFSRAILRPLDRAVACAQAVAEGDLTRDVDAAGRDEIADLLRALRTMQASLSGVVLEVRTHAEAVATASAQIASGNHDLSARTEAQAASLEETAASMEQLTGAVRQSAEHAQHAAQLAHDASNIAAAGGGVMSDAVGTMNGIADSSAKVGEIIAVIDGIAFQTNILALNAAVEAARAGEQGRGFAVVAAEVRTLAQRSAAAAKEIKGLIEQSTQRVDEGAVLIGRAGESIHEIVGAVQRVTTIVGEISSASQEQSGGIQQVNIAVTQMDEATQRNAALVEQASAATQALAEQASALRHAVAVFRLPETAAA